A portion of the Symphalangus syndactylus isolate Jambi chromosome 13, NHGRI_mSymSyn1-v2.1_pri, whole genome shotgun sequence genome contains these proteins:
- the LOC129459826 gene encoding LOW QUALITY PROTEIN: golgin subfamily A member 2-like (The sequence of the model RefSeq protein was modified relative to this genomic sequence to represent the inferred CDS: inserted 3 bases in 3 codons; substituted 3 bases at 3 genomic stop codons) translates to MDFVTPLTWRKGGGRRPANPTDRGHRPLGGEGGQRGHSPLSSSLGDSHGPANLKRWPGPYSANCELELRSTALCPSQGETAFPGLWKKEARRDGFVKQGRAEAPKMPAPGAKEQRISFSKGQAWASAAQVDKPWERRLQLQPQPETPSTGRKLGSHWPRGAAPATLPPRGRSFAHLPGDRGAERPLPGHTGRPLSPRPLLTLPTSAGSTLQQVSLGAASTFQVQLPLLAVRRPPLPSPLLWSLDPFNPDTSSGPQAALGVEDEPVCHQTLPERALAHPGCPRQAAESFQRCLRDYQRKNSPGVSTGVKKKIKNCSNPETTASGGCDSPGDVLLPPSAKHSLTPTVPTQGRASSPKPLESRRQELQEGPTLTPYLSRCSLQLCMPLRLLCPGSPDLNFLCFTIQFSSWCEAPDANQQLRQAMEEQAQLEAHLGQVIETCRQIQLERDTFAEILKGERATWQQRMNQMSEQVRPDTSGEKECIMNRLQEMETSLVELRKQMSKLRLGPSEVEQQLQEEAEHLREELESLAGQLQAQVQDNEDLNHLNREQEERLLELEWVAELWGKQVXECRRILQPMEXHTAVSRALSQTREVKKQLAELQSGFIKPVHGPTWGASLPPYCNEVSISSCNEVSIFAESVAYSLSGGKKSVFLQIEMESQEAQSLQQQRDQSLGPLQQYMATCQQLSSEMEALHRQLLLQTQLMDQLQQQEAXGKAMAEMAHQELQETQEHLEAASQXNQQLQAQLSLMALPGEGDRLDGGGGRRRGREEEEEEEEEEEKKKNKKKEEKKEEAPWPMPSILQDLESQESMVAFLTSAVAIADREQARLRGQLKEPASGPRPTGEPGASPEAAAPAPGTGMDSVCGETHRALQGAMEKLQSCFMQLMQEKVDLKERVEELEHRCIQLSGETDTIGETTQASLSQGAALKEQHREEEEHIHKLAQDKEEMKAASAGAEELVLQLVGNRNEGHGRFLAAAHEPAPGAPAPWSSGLAREGGSVLRALLPLSKRLCQVSLAGSVEPAQGEAGEGSPRDXPTAQQIMQLFGEMQNPQERPGLGSIPCILFFYQADKNHXVKIILI, encoded by the exons ATGGATTTTGTGACACCCCTTacatggaggaagggaggaggtcGCAGGCCCGCCAACCCCACAGACCGAGGGCACAGACCTTTGGGGGGAGAGGGCGGGCAGCGGGGACATTCACCCCTTAGCAGCTCCCTGGGTGACAGCCACGGTCCAGCAAATCTGAAACGCTGGCCAGGTCCATACAGCGCCAACTGCGAGTTGGAACTACGGTCAACGGCTCTGTGTCCCTCGCAGGGCGAAACGGCCTTTCCTGGGCTCTGGAAAAAGGAGGCCAGAAGGGACGGATTTGTAAAGCAGGGTCGTGCAGAGGCTCCTAAAATGCCAGCGCCGGGAGCGAAGGAGCAGAGGATCTCTTTTTCCAAAGGGCAGGCATGGGCCTCTGCAGCGCAAGTTGACAAACCCTGGGAGCGGCGCCTCCAGCTGCAGCCACAACCTGAAACTCCCTCCACAGGTCGCAAACTGGGAAGCCACTGGCCCCGCGGAGCTGCCCCGGCCACGCTGCCCCCGCGAGGCCGCAGCTTCGCTCACCTGCCGGGAGACCGCGGGGCCGAGCGCCCGCTGCCAGGACACACGGGCAG ACCTCTCAGCCCGCGGCCCCTGCTCACTCTGCCCACCAGCGCCGGCTCTACGTTGCAGCAGGTTTCCCTGGGGGCAGCGAGCACTTTCCAGGTCCAGCTCCCTCTCCTCGCCGTGCgccgccctcccctcccctcccctctcctttggAGTCTGGACCCTTTCAACCCCGACACTTCCAGCGGTCCCCAGGCTGCCCTGGGTGTTGAGGATGAGCCTGTG TGCCACCAGACCCTCCCCGAGCGCGCGCTTGCACACCCAGGCTGCCCCCGGCAGGCAGCGGAAAGCTTCCAGCGATGT TTGAGAGACTATCAGCGGAAGAATAGCCCTGGTGTTTCTACaggagtgaaaaagaaaattaaaaattgcagTAACCCTGAGACAACCGCTTCTGGTGGTTGCGACTCACCTGGAGAT gttctccttcctccctctgctaAGCATAGCCTGACACCCACAGTGCCAACTCAGGGAAGAGCCTCCTCTCCCAAGCCCCTGGAGTCCAGAAGACAGGAGCTCCAGGAGGGCCCCACCCTCACACCCTACCTCTCCAGATGCTCTCTCCAGCTGTGCATGCCCCTGAGGCTCCTCTG CCCGGGGTCCCCAGACCTGAACTTCTTATGCTTCACCATCCAGTTTTCAAGCTGGTGTGAAGCCCCTGATGCTAACCAGCAGTTACGGCAGGCCATGGAGGAGCAGGCACAGCTGGAAGCACACCTGGG GCAGGTAATAGAGACATGTAGACAAATACAACTGGAGAGAGATACATTTGCTGAGATTCTTAAAGGAGAGAGAGCCACGTGGCAGCAGAGGATGAATCAGATGTCGGAGCAGGTGAGACCTGACACTTCA GGGGAGAAGGAGTGTATTATGAATCGGTTACAGGAGATGGAGACAAGCTTGGTGGAATTGAGAAAACAGATGAGTAAGCTGAGGCTGGG GCCCTCTGAGGTGGAGCAGCAGCTACAAGAGGAGGCTGAGCACCTGAGGGAGGAGCTGGAGAGTCTGGCCGGACAGCTTCAAGCCCAGGTACAGGACAATGAGGACTTGAATCACCTGAACCGGGAGCAGGAGGAGAGgctgctggagctggagtgggTGGCCGAGCTCTGGGGGAAGCAAGTGTAGGAGTGTAGACGAATCCTGCAGCCCATGG CTCACACCGCTGTCAGCCGCGCGCTCTCCCAGACCCGTGAGGTCAAGAAACAGCTGGCCGAGCTGCAGAGTGGCTTCATAAAGCCGGTGCACGGCCCGACCTGGGGAGCCAGCCTTCCTCCCTA CTGCAATGAAGTTAGCATCTCCAGCTGCAACGAAGTTAGCATCTTCGCAGAG TCGGTGGCCTACAGTTTAAGTGGTGGGAAGAAGAGT GTCTTCCTGCAGATAGAGATGGAGAGCCAAGAGGCTCAGAGTCTGCAGCAGCAGAGAGACCAGTCCCTAGGTCCCCTGCAGCAGTACATGGCCACCTGTCAGCAGCTGAGCTCTGAGATGGAGGCGCTGCACAGGCAGTTACTGCTGCAGACCCAGCTCATGGaccagctgcagcagcaggaagCTTAGGGCAAAGCGATGGCCGAGATGGCCCACCAAGAGTTGCAGGAGACCCAG GAGCACCTGGAAGCTGCCAGCC AGAACCAGCAGCTACAGGCCCAGCTGAGCCTCATGGCTCTCCCTGGGGAAG GAGACAGACTGGATGGGGGCggggggagaaggaggggaagggaggaggaggaggaggaggaggaagaggaggagaagaagaagaacaagaagaaggaggagaagaaggaggaggcgCCTTGGCCCATGCCGAGCATCCTGCAGGACCTGGAAAGCCAGGAGTCCATG GTGGCATTTTTAACATCAGCTGTAGCCATTGCAGACAGGGAGCAGGCTCGGCTCCGTGGGCAGCTGAAGGAGCCTGCTTCTGGGCCCAGGCCAACAGGTGAGCCAGGTGCCAGCCCAgaagcagcagccccagccccagggacTGGGATGGATTCTGTGTGTGGGGAGACCCACCGGGCCCTGCAGGGGGCCATGGAGAAACTGCAG AGCTGCTTTATGCAGCTGATGCAGGAAAAGGTGGACCTGAAGGAGCGGGTGGAGGAGCTGGAACATCGCTGCATCCAGCTCTCTGGAGAGACAGACACCATCGGTGAG ACTACACAGGCCTCTCTCAGCCAGGGGGCAGCGCTGAAGGAGCAGCACCGAGAGGAGGAGGAGCACATCCACAAGCTAGCCCAGGACAAGGAGGAGATGAAGGCAGCGT CTGCTGGAGCTGAGGAGCTGGTGTTGCAGCTTGTGGGCAACAGGAACGAGGGCCATGGCAGATTCCTGGCAGCTGCTCATGAACCAGCTCCAGGGGCCCCAGCCCCCTGGAGCTCAGGGCT AGCAAGGGAGGGTGGCAGTGTGCTCAgagccctcctccctctctccaaaCGTCTTTGCCAGGTAAGCCTCGCCGGCAGCGTGGAGCCTGCACAAGGAGAAGCTGGGGAGGGTTCTCCCCGGG ACCCCACTGCACAGCAGATCATGCAGCTGTTTGGTGAGATGCAGAACCCTCAGGAGCGCCCAGGCTTGGGCAGCATCCCCTGCATTCTGTTTTTCTACCAGGCTGACAAGAACCACTAGGTAAAGATTATCCTCATCTGA